One Mycoplasmoides pneumoniae FH genomic region harbors:
- the dnaN gene encoding DNA polymerase III subunit beta: MKVLINKNELNKILKKLNNVIVSNNKMKPYHSYLLIEATEKEINFYANNEYFSAKCTLAENIDVLEEGEVIVKGKIFSELINGIKEDIIIIQEKDQTLLVKTKKTNINLNTIDKKEFPRIRFNQNVDLKEFDELKIQHSLLTKGLKKIAHAVSTFRESTRKFNGVNFNGSNGKQIFLEASDSYKLSVYEIKQKTDPFNFIVETNLLSFINSFNPEGGDLISIFFRKEHKDDLSTELLIKLDNFLINYTSINESFPRVMQLFDFEPETKVTIQKNELKDALQRILTLAQNERFFLCDMQVTNSHLKINSNVQNIGASLEEVTCLKFEGHKLNIAVNALSLLEHIDSFDTDEIELYFQGSNKYFLISSNNEPELKEILVPSK; this comes from the coding sequence ATGAAAGTTTTGATTAATAAGAATGAGTTGAACAAAATCCTCAAAAAACTCAACAATGTAATCGTATCTAACAATAAGATGAAACCATACCACTCTTATTTATTAATAGAGGCTACAGAAAAGGAAATTAACTTCTATGCTAACAACGAGTACTTTTCTGCTAAATGTACCTTAGCCGAAAACATTGATGTACTTGAAGAAGGTGAAGTAATTGTTAAAGGCAAAATCTTTAGCGAACTCATTAACGGAATTAAAGAAGACATCATTATTATTCAAGAGAAAGATCAAACTCTTTTAGTCAAAACAAAAAAAACAAACATTAACCTTAACACGATTGATAAGAAAGAATTCCCCAGAATCCGTTTCAACCAAAACGTTGATTTGAAGGAATTTGATGAACTTAAAATCCAACACAGCCTTTTAACTAAAGGACTTAAAAAGATTGCCCATGCTGTTTCTACATTTAGAGAATCCACTAGAAAATTCAACGGGGTTAACTTCAACGGTTCCAATGGTAAACAAATCTTTTTAGAGGCATCGGATTCTTATAAGCTCTCTGTTTATGAAATCAAACAAAAAACCGATCCATTTAATTTCATTGTCGAAACTAATCTTTTGAGCTTCATCAATTCTTTTAACCCTGAAGGTGGTGATTTAATCAGTATCTTCTTCCGCAAAGAACACAAGGATGATTTAAGTACCGAATTACTGATTAAGTTAGATAACTTCTTAATTAACTACACCTCAATTAACGAAAGCTTTCCGCGGGTAATGCAGTTGTTTGACTTTGAACCAGAAACCAAAGTAACCATTCAAAAAAACGAACTTAAAGATGCATTACAAAGAATCTTGACGTTAGCTCAAAACGAGCGCTTCTTTCTCTGTGACATGCAAGTAACCAACTCCCACCTCAAAATTAATTCCAACGTTCAAAACATTGGTGCATCCTTAGAAGAAGTTACTTGCCTTAAGTTCGAAGGTCACAAACTCAACATCGCTGTTAATGCGCTTTCCCTCTTGGAACACATTGACTCATTTGATACTGATGAAATTGAGCTTTACTTCCAGGGCAGTAACAAATACTTTTTAATTAGTTCGAACAACGAACCTGAACTTAAAGAAATCCTAGTTCCTTCCAAGTAA